From a single Lolium rigidum isolate FL_2022 chromosome 7, APGP_CSIRO_Lrig_0.1, whole genome shotgun sequence genomic region:
- the LOC124674303 gene encoding AT-hook motif nuclear-localized protein 10-like, producing the protein MDGRDQQQPPPPQPPRLGSPPANAGVMMPQNAYGPAPAMSPGSANVMQGMPLAFNPMASPTASPAMKPAEMPVAMYRPDSGPPGIQQQHPGSGGGATVISGSGGELVKKKRGRPRKYGPDGTLGMGPKPATEAARQSGGAGSKSNSNPDGKRRGRPPGSGKKKQLDALGSSGTSFTPHIITVKPNEDVASKILSFSQQGPRTTCIISATGSLCTATLRQPATSGGIVTYEGHYEILSLSGSYLLAEDGDTRSRTGGLSVALAGRDGRIVGGSVAGMLMAATLVQVVVGSFIAEGKKPKEEQVKREPTSAPMQTAGFVAAASAASPASDGTSSDHSDDPGSPMGPSPNGSALNNAGHPIHASYAPVGWSLSGNQSRYDPDLKIMND; encoded by the exons ATGGACGGACGGGATCAGcagcagccaccgccgccgcagccgccgcgcctGGGCTCGCCGCCGGCGAACGCGGGTGTCATGATGCCGCAGAACGCCTACGGCCCCGCGCCGGCCATGTCGCCGGGCTCCGCCAATGTTATGCAAGGGATGCCGCTCGCCTTCAACCCCATGGCGTCGCCCACCGCCTCGCCGGCGATGAAGCCGGCGGAAATGCCGGTGGCCATGTACCGGCCCGATTCCGGCCCGCCGGGCATCCAACAACAGCacccgggcagcggcggcggcgccaccgtcatcagcggcagcggcggggagctcgtgaagaagaagagggggaggcCGAGGAAGTATGGTCCGGACGGGACCCTCGGCATGGGGCCGAAACCTGCCACCGAGGCGGCCAGGCAGTCCGGCGGTGCAGGTTCGAAGTCGAACTCGAATCCTGACGGGAAGCGCAGAGGGCGCCCCCCTGGGTCTGGGAAGAAGAAACAACTCGACGCCTTAG GTTCTTCCGGGACATCATTTACTCCTCACATAATAACCGTGAAGCCAAATGAG GATGTTGCTTCAAAAATATTGTCCTTTTCGCAACAAGGTCCACGTACTACATGTATAATCTCAGCAACTGGTTCGCTGTGCACAGCAACACTCCGTCAACCAGCAACCTCTGGTGGGATAGTAACATACGAG GGCCACTATGAAATTCTCTCTCTGTCGGGCTCATATCTGCTTGCCGAGGATGGTGACACTCGTAGCAGGACCGGTGGTTTGAGCGTGGCACTGGCTGGAAGGGATGGACGTATTGTAGGAGGCAGTGTTGCTGGAATGCTTATGGCTGCCACGCTCGTCCAG GTTGTGGTGGGCAGCTTCATTGCTGAAGGTAAAAAGCCCAAGGAAGAACAAGTGAAACGTGAGCCAACGTCAGCACCGATGCAGACAGCCGGCTTTGTTGCAGCAGCCTCAGCTGCTAGTCCTGCATCCGATGGAACATCGAGTGATCACTCTGATGACCCAGGGAGCCCCATGGGACCTAGTCCTAACGGCAGCGCGTTAAACAACGCAGGCCATCCCATTCATGCTTCATATGCTCCTGTGGGCTGGTCCCTTTCCGGGAACCAAAGCCGCTACGATCCAGACCTGAAGATCATGAACGACTAA